In Streptomyces nojiriensis, the sequence GATCGGCGGGTACCTGACCGGTCTGCGCGGCCTCGCCTTCGAGCAGGGACACCGCGACTGGTGCCGCCGGAGCGCGGCGATCCTGAAGGAGAGGTCGGCCCGTGCCGAACGGTGAGTATCTGCGCTACGTCGCCCTGGGCGACAGTCAGACCGAAGGCCTGGGCGACGGGGACGACACCGTGGGCCTGCGCGGGTTCGCCGACCGGTTCGCCGAACACCTCACCGCCGTCAACCCCGGTCTCCGGTACGCCAATCTGGCCGTCCGGGGACGCCTCGCCGGGCAGGTCCGCGCCGAACAGCTGGGCCCCGCCCTGGACCTGCGCCCCGATCTGGCCACCGTCGTCGCCGGGGTCAACGACGTCCTCCGGCCGCGGTTCGACGCCGCGGAGGTCGCCGGGCACCTGGAGGAGATGTTCGCGGCGCTCACGGCCGCCGGGGCCCGCGTGGCGACGGTGACCTTCCCCGACCTCAGCGTGCTGGTGCCCCTCGCCCGACCCGTGGCACCGCGCATAGCTGACCTCAACGACCGCATCCGCGCCGCGGCCGCCCGCCACGGGGTCGCCGTGGCCGAGACCGCCCGGCCGGTCGCCGTGACCGACCCGCGGATGTGGACCACGGACCGCCTCCACGCCAGCCCCGTCGGCCACGAACGGATCGCCGCGGCCCTCGCCCACGCCGTCGGCCTGCCCGGCAGCGACGACTCCTGGACGCACCCGCTGCCACCGCGGCCGACCGCCCCGGGCGGCTCGACCGTGGCGGCCGAACTGCGCTGGGCGGCCGCCTTCCTCGGCCCCTGGCTGGGCCGCCGCCTGCGCGGCCGCTCCTCCGGCGACGGCCGCACGGCGAAGCGCCCCGCACTGCTGCCGCTGACCGCGGCCGTCGACCAGGGTCTGCCTCTTTGATCGGACTCCAAGGACGCCATTCCTCGCGGTACTCAGGATGCTCTGCATGGGACTGCGCGAGCACGCGGAGCGTGTAGGTGAGGCCGACGAATCGCGCGGGACGAGTAAGCCCGGTCGGCCAGGACCGCCTCCGGCCGGGTCCTCGGTCTTCCGGGTCCACTTCGCGGAACACGGATGCCGGCCATGACAGCTTCGAAAGCCGGTGTGTCACCCGCCTGGCCTGCGGTGACGCGAAGGATCAAAGGCTGTGCACGGCTGTCGCTGACGAGATGGACCTTCGTGCTCAGGCCGCCACGGGAGCGGCCGAGCACGTGGTCGCCGGGTTCGGCCCGGCCGGACGCCCCTTCGTCCTGGCTCCGGCGGCGTGCTGGTGGGCTCGGCAGACGGTGGAGTCCACCGACACGGTCCAGCAGATGTCGTCACCGGCGTCAGCCGCCGCCAGGAGTGCGGCGAGGATCCGTTCCCAGGTGCCGTCCACGGCCCACCTGATCAGCCGTTCATGAGCGGTCTGGAACG encodes:
- a CDS encoding transposase, producing MPADPVRGRRWADHRRTLEAIAWKYRTCSPWRGLPDELGSFQTAHERLIRWAVDGTWERILAALLAAADAGDDICWTVSVDSTVCRAHQHAAGARTKGRPAGPNPATTCSAAPVAA
- a CDS encoding SGNH/GDSL hydrolase family protein, producing MPNGEYLRYVALGDSQTEGLGDGDDTVGLRGFADRFAEHLTAVNPGLRYANLAVRGRLAGQVRAEQLGPALDLRPDLATVVAGVNDVLRPRFDAAEVAGHLEEMFAALTAAGARVATVTFPDLSVLVPLARPVAPRIADLNDRIRAAAARHGVAVAETARPVAVTDPRMWTTDRLHASPVGHERIAAALAHAVGLPGSDDSWTHPLPPRPTAPGGSTVAAELRWAAAFLGPWLGRRLRGRSSGDGRTAKRPALLPLTAAVDQGLPL